TgcaaaaggaaaaaaattaaacatttaaGTCAATGTCACATGCATATACCTCTCAaaagcttatatatatatatatatatatgaatatccAGATTTaacaattcatatatatatatattattactaTAAAAGCATAGCCATTCTAGGACATGTGTGACATTACTCAATCACGTTTACACGTTTGAAAGATCATTTTTTGATCTCAATTAACAAGCCAGATAATAGTACTATATAATAATCTCACAAACAGCTCTAGCAATCGCACCCTACTAAAACTCATGCATACTACTAATTAATATGGTATATATATAATGACCACTTGAGTTGAGTTTGATAATTGATTATTCATTATAATTAACCAAGGATCTATAAGTGGCACCGGGCCTCCACCCATCTGGGATGACATTTTTGGCGACAAGAGTCCGGCCAGAATATTTTGAAGTCAACCTCAATGAGAGAGGTGGGTGTAGCTGTGAGCCAGCGTTCAGTTTCCAAACGGCGCCCCATGATTGCTGCATGGCTCGCCATGTTTTGGACGAAGCTTCCTTTAACTCCACAGATGCAAGGTCACCATCTCCCTCTTCGAACTCGACCACGCTTGCGAAGTAGTTCGAGTTTGAACCTTTGTCAACGTGGAAAGCTATTCTTTTTCCTGAATAGTCACATGCCACCCTAAAAAAACCAAAGGtgtttattatataaaaattaatgtatTAATTGAGTttggacatatatatatatatagtcacaTGCATTAGtcgattattattattagtatacCGTGAAAATCGAATATCTAAAACTCCTAAGTCTCGTAGCATCTGTTCTTGGCCAGGAAGTGCCATGGCACCAAAAGAAGTTCCACTGAGGTCGAAATGAGCAGAGCCGGCTGGCTCTCCGGGGCATAGATCGGTTATGACCACCCTCACCGGTTTGCCTGAACAATATTGGCTTTTTGTACATTTCACctgtatacatatataaatatatattattattattgtttcaaGTCATGACAATATTATTGTTCACATACATTAattatttagtatatatatagtaGTGCTACTTgagaatatataataatatatgctTTGTATATAAGCGAATTCACATCACAGGACTCTATTATTGTAGTTTACATGTGTGTTCTATTTGAAACGAAAAGTAAACAATAAAGTAGATGAAGACAAAAACTAACAATTATTATTTggataattaaaaattatataaaattatgtgGTTGAAACAAAATTAAGTTTAATAAATAGTGGATTAGCCTCTGGTTGACGAATTACACAAAAGAAATATACCAGGgccattttcatttaaatatataatatattttttgaaatgtatATAATGTTTATCCATCATCTATTGTATTTtgaaataataatatttgaatttcaCAACCTCACATTAAATCGCCTCTTAATTtacttaaattataaatttatactataatattttataatttagtAATATTCATAGGTGGATAAAAAAAGAAACCAATATTTAAAACTAGTATTTACTCGTTaccaatttaattttattaattataattatatatttatattaaccTGATAGCAGGCTCCACATTCTTTGCCTGAGTTATAGAGAGATAGGCTTATTGCAGTAATCATGGACGAGAATGGACTTCGTGATACCAACTTGCCGTACCCACAAGACCCTCCtgcataattaatatatatagagTACTATTAATTAATAAACTCTATAATTTATatattacttaattatatatgtgTTACAACCAACCAACTATATATAATTATCATGTGCATACAataatttaagtatatatatatacttttataaTTAAGTGAACATGCGTGATcatgttcatatatatatatttagattatatacGTACCAGTACTTCCGGCACCATCAGGGCTGCCGTACCAAGTTGCGCCGGCGGTGTACCAATGAGCAGTGCCAATGGCTGACAAGTTCAATTTCTTAGGT
This genomic interval from Humulus lupulus chromosome 8, drHumLupu1.1, whole genome shotgun sequence contains the following:
- the LOC133793941 gene encoding putative expansin-B2 — translated: MALTKYSLVLALMVVMFCYFDLCLGFKPKKLNLSAIGTAHWYTAGATWYGSPDGAGSTGGSCGYGKLVSRSPFSSMITAISLSLYNSGKECGACYQVKCTKSQYCSGKPVRVVITDLCPGEPAGSAHFDLSGTSFGAMALPGQEQMLRDLGVLDIRFSRVACDYSGKRIAFHVDKGSNSNYFASVVEFEEGDGDLASVELKEASSKTWRAMQQSWGAVWKLNAGSQLHPPLSLRLTSKYSGRTLVAKNVIPDGWRPGATYRSLVNYNE